Sequence from the Streptomyces peucetius genome:
AAGGCCTCGCACGCACTCGTCTCCGCGCTGTTCGGCTTCTTCCTCGCGGGCACCGCGATCGCCCCCAGCATCACGGCAGGCACCACGAGCCTGGCCGGCCTGCTGGGCGGGATCAAGTTCTGACCGCCTGTCCCTTCAGCACCCAAGGAGACGATGTGGCCCGGCGTCCACTCCCCCGCATCCTGAGCAGCGGAGGCGCGCAGATCGCCCGCAGCCGCGAGATCGCGCGCACGGCCGCCGACAGCGCCACCGACGTTCTCCATCCGCTGATCACGGTCTCCCGCGGCCTGCGGAAGCTGGCCGCGACCGGCCGTCAGAAATGGGCGGCGACCCCCAAGGAGCGGCGTGGTCCGACCCTGTTCCTCGTCGCCCTCTGCGTCCTCGCGGTCGCGGTCGTCCCGTACGGGCCACTGATGGCCCTGATCACGGTCATGGCCGCGGCCGCCTGGCAGGGACGCGTGCGGACACCGGTCAGGACCGGGCCCGACGAGGCGGAGGCGGCACGGCTGAAGGCGTTGTACGAGGCGCTCGTCCCGTACTTCTCCGTCCCCGAGGACCCGGCTCCCCTGTACGCCCACGGCGGGGAGTGGAGCAAGACCTTCAGCGAGTACGAGTTCGACGGCGACGGCCGGCTCACTCGGCTGCGCATCACGTACCCCGCCTACTTCACCGACGGCGAGGCCGCCGCCAGGGCCCGGATCGAGCAGTTGCTGCATGCGAAGTCCGGCCGGGGGCGCGAATACCTCTTCACCTGGGACGAGGAGGGCAACGAACTCGTCATGAGCGTGCTGCCCGCCCTGTCCACCGCCATCGCCGCCCAGCGCTTCGTCACCGTCCCGGGTGAGACCGTGCTGGGCTTCACCGACGCCGACGCCGTCCAGCGCACGGTGCCGGTGGCGGTCGGGAACGAGATCACCCAGGCACCCCCGGTCGTCTGGCGCACCGGGCCCCGCTCCACCGAGCCGCACCTGCTCGCCGTCGGCGAGCCCGGCAGCGGCACCACGACCCTCCTCCGCTCCATCGCTCTCCAGGCGCTGCAGCACGGGGACGTCCTCGTCGTGGACGGCAGCGGCACCGGCGAGTACGCCTGCCTCACCGGACGCGCCGGTGTGCTCGCCGTCGAGTGCGGGCTGGCCGGCACGGCGGCGAGCCTGGAGTGGGCGGCCAAGGAGACCGAGCGGCGCCTCATCGCCGCCAACCGCGCCCGGCAGGCGGGGCAGCCCGCGCCCGACGACACCAAGCGGCCGCTGTGGATCCTGGTGGACCGGCCCAGCGTCTTCGGGCACCTGGCCGCCGCGGACGGGCGCATGGACCCCCAGGAGCTTCTCTCCGTGCCGCTGCGCCACGGGCGGGCGGCGCACGTCACCGTCGTCGTGGCCGAGCAGTTCGACAGCACCGGCGCCCTGACCGAGACGGTACGGACGCACACCCGTGCCCGGGTCGTGCTCGGCGCGGCCGGCTTCGCGGACGTGACGGAGGTGCTCGGCATGACGCCGCGGACCACGCCGACGACCGCCGTCCCCCCGGGCCGGGGCTACGCACGGCTCGGTACCGGGCCGGTCCTGCGCCTTCAGGTACCTGCCACGCCCGACCCGTTCGACGACGCGACGACGGAGGCCCACCGCCGGGCGGTCCTCGCGCTGCTGCCGCCCGGTCCCGACGCGGCGCCCCCGGCCCCTGCGCCGGCGCCGGTGATCCCGGCGAAGCCGCCCACCCCGCCGACGGTCCCGGCGAAGCCGTAGCGGAGAGGCGGGTCCGGACCACGGGCCGCCTCTCCGCGTCCTACGCGACGAACGTGCGGGGCGCCTCCGTACCGGTCGACGCGCCCGTGGAGACCAGCCGGGCAGCCGCCGCCAGTCGCGCCGCCGCCTCTTCGGCCACCGGCCCGCCCACGGTGAACGGCAGGCGCACGTAGCCCTCGAACGCGCCGTCCACGCCGAAGCGCGGCCCCGAAGGCACCCGGACGCCCACCCGTTCGCCGACCTCGGCGAGGCGCGAGCCGGAGAGGCCGCCCGTGCGGACCCAGAGCGTGAGGCCGCCGCCGGGGACGTCGAACTCCCAGGCCGGCAGCTCCCGTCGCACCGCGGCGACCAGTGCGTCCCGGTTCTCGCGGGCCTGCGCGCGGCGGACCTCGACCGCCTCGTTCCACCCGCCGGTCCGCAACAGCCAGTTGATCGCGAGCTGTTCGAGCACGGGGGTGCCGAGGTCCGCGTAGGCGCGGGCGGCGACGAGGGAGCGGATCACGTCGGGGGCCGCGCGGACCCACCCGATCCGCATGCCGGCCCAGAAGGCCTTGCTGGCCGAGCCGACGGTCAGGACCGTCGAACCCGCCGGGTCGAACGCGCAGACGGGACGCGGCATCTCGATGCCGGGGTCGAGGTGCAGCTCGGACATGGTCTCGTCGACGACGAGGACGGTGCCGGCGGAGCGGGCCGCCTCGACCAGGGCGCGGCGCTGGGCCTCGTCGGCGAGCGCGCCGGTGGGGTTGTGGAAGTCGGCGACGACGTACGCGAGGCGGGGCGCCGCGTCGCGCAGGACCTGGCGCCAGCGGTTCACGTCCCAGCCGGTCAGGCCCTCCGCCATGGCGACGGGCACGAGCCGCGCCCCCGCCTCGCGCATCAGCTGGAGGATGTTGGCGTAGGAGGGGGACTCGACGGCGATGCGCTCCCCGCGACCGGCGAACAGATGGCAGATCGCGTCGATCGCGCCCATCGCACCGGTGGTGACCATGATCTGTTCCGGCATGGTGGGGATGCCGCGTTCGGTGTAGCGGTCGGCGAGCATCTGGCGCAGGGCGGGCAGGCCGGCCGGGTAGTCGCCGTGGGTGTGGGCGTACGGCGGCAGTTCCTCGAGCGCGCCCTGGACGGACCGGGTGAGCCACGGCTCGGGCGCCGGCAGCGCGGCGCAGCCGAGATCGATCATGGAGCCGAGCGACTCGGGCGGCAGGGGTTCGAGACCGCGGGCCGGCAGCGGGTTGCCCGCCGGCACGGCGGTCCAGCTGCCCGCTCCCCTGCGGGACTCGAGGAAGCCTTCGGTGCGCAGCGCCTCGTAGGCCGCGGCGACGGTGGTGCGGCTGACGGACAGGGCGAGCGCCAGTTCGCGCTCCGCGGGCAGCCGGGCCGCCACGGGGACGCGGCCCTCGAGGACGAGCAGCCGGATGCCGTCGGCGAGCGCCCGGTAGGCGGGCGGCTTGCGGGTGCCCGGTCCGGCCGGCCGCGGCTGCTGGGAGGTGAGCTGCCGGGCGAGTTGGGCCGCACCCACCGCAGAGGTCCACTGCGTCATGGAAGTCAGTCCACCTTCCTCGAATTGGCCATGGTTGGCTGTTGTTCCGTAGCCACAGAGTGTCATGCATCAGTCCACGAACACCAGACAAGGGGGCGCCATCGTGTCCGTGCATCTCACCCGCAGGCTGCTGCAGCTGTACGTCGGCCTCGCGCTGTACGGAGTGAGCTCGGCACTGCTGGTGCGAGCCGGGCTCGGCCTGGAACCCTGGGGGGTGCTGCATCAGGGGCTGGCCGAGCTGACCGGACTGACGATCGGCGTGGTGTCGATCATCGTCGGGGCCGTGGTGCTGCTGCTGTGGATACCGATCCGGCAGCGGCCTGGGCTCGGGACCGTGTCGAACGTGTTCGTCATCGGCGTCGCGATGGACGCCACCCTGGCGCTGGTCCCGCGAGTGGAAGGACTCGGGACGCAGATTCCCCTGATGGCGGGCGGCATCGTGCTCAACGGCATGGCCACGGGCCTCTACATCGCCGCGCGTTTCGGACCGGGCCCGAGGGACGGCCTGATGACCGGCCTGCACCGGCTGACGGGCCGCTCGATCCGGCTGGTGCGAACCGCGATCGAGGTGGCGGTCGTGGCGACCGGTTTCGCGCTCGGCGGTTCCGTCGGCGTCGGGACGGTGGCCTACGCGCTGGCCATCGGGCCGCTGGCGCAGCTGTTCCTGCGGGTCTTCGCCGTCCCGGAGAGGGACAAAGGCAGCACGGTGGTCGC
This genomic interval carries:
- a CDS encoding PLP-dependent aminotransferase family protein, whose protein sequence is MTQWTSAVGAAQLARQLTSQQPRPAGPGTRKPPAYRALADGIRLLVLEGRVPVAARLPAERELALALSVSRTTVAAAYEALRTEGFLESRRGAGSWTAVPAGNPLPARGLEPLPPESLGSMIDLGCAALPAPEPWLTRSVQGALEELPPYAHTHGDYPAGLPALRQMLADRYTERGIPTMPEQIMVTTGAMGAIDAICHLFAGRGERIAVESPSYANILQLMREAGARLVPVAMAEGLTGWDVNRWRQVLRDAAPRLAYVVADFHNPTGALADEAQRRALVEAARSAGTVLVVDETMSELHLDPGIEMPRPVCAFDPAGSTVLTVGSASKAFWAGMRIGWVRAAPDVIRSLVAARAYADLGTPVLEQLAINWLLRTGGWNEAVEVRRAQARENRDALVAAVRRELPAWEFDVPGGGLTLWVRTGGLSGSRLAEVGERVGVRVPSGPRFGVDGAFEGYVRLPFTVGGPVAEEAAARLAAAARLVSTGASTGTEAPRTFVA
- a CDS encoding YczE/YyaS/YitT family protein, translating into MHQSTNTRQGGAIVSVHLTRRLLQLYVGLALYGVSSALLVRAGLGLEPWGVLHQGLAELTGLTIGVVSIIVGAVVLLLWIPIRQRPGLGTVSNVFVIGVAMDATLALVPRVEGLGTQIPLMAGGIVLNGMATGLYIAARFGPGPRDGLMTGLHRLTGRSIRLVRTAIEVAVVATGFALGGSVGVGTVAYALAIGPLAQLFLRVFAVPERDKGSTVVAGASPAQAILRR
- a CDS encoding ATP-binding protein, whose amino-acid sequence is MARRPLPRILSSGGAQIARSREIARTAADSATDVLHPLITVSRGLRKLAATGRQKWAATPKERRGPTLFLVALCVLAVAVVPYGPLMALITVMAAAAWQGRVRTPVRTGPDEAEAARLKALYEALVPYFSVPEDPAPLYAHGGEWSKTFSEYEFDGDGRLTRLRITYPAYFTDGEAAARARIEQLLHAKSGRGREYLFTWDEEGNELVMSVLPALSTAIAAQRFVTVPGETVLGFTDADAVQRTVPVAVGNEITQAPPVVWRTGPRSTEPHLLAVGEPGSGTTTLLRSIALQALQHGDVLVVDGSGTGEYACLTGRAGVLAVECGLAGTAASLEWAAKETERRLIAANRARQAGQPAPDDTKRPLWILVDRPSVFGHLAAADGRMDPQELLSVPLRHGRAAHVTVVVAEQFDSTGALTETVRTHTRARVVLGAAGFADVTEVLGMTPRTTPTTAVPPGRGYARLGTGPVLRLQVPATPDPFDDATTEAHRRAVLALLPPGPDAAPPAPAPAPVIPAKPPTPPTVPAKP